In Sphingobacterium sp. R2, the genomic stretch GGTACCTATTCGCTAAATGCCGCGGGATATGTAAAAATGGATCTTCAAGGTGTAACCAAGTCAGGCGGTTATTTTGCAGATGTATCACACTTGATTTTAGATAGTTCGGCAACAAATGGCGCGGTGATTTATAGCGACAACAATGTCGATAACACCTACTATTGGTCGCGGCGGGGTCCATCCGGCCATTTGAATTATACCATTCCAACAAATCAGCAAGTATCCTATTATTATAGCGAGGTGAAAGTGCCTGCCGGAGAAGATAAGATAGGTTCTTACTTTATGGCAAATGGGTTCGGTCAAGGATATTTTGGTATGCAGGTCAATTCAGCGACAGAGCGCAGAATACTATTTTCTGTCTGGAGTCCATATAGCACCGATAACCCATCCCAAATACCAGCAGAGGATCGCATCACATTAAATAGAAAAGGGACAAATACGACAACAGGTGAGTTTGGTGGCGAAGGTTCGGGTGGACAAAGCTACCTCAAGTATAACTGGACTGCCGCCACTACCTATAAATTTTTATTGAAGGGAGAACCTGATAACAATGGAAGCACTGATTTTACGGCCTGGTTTAATGATCCTTCGACCAATAATTGGATACTCATTGCAAGCTGGAAACGTCCCAAAACAAACACCTATTTAACGGGCTTTCATAGCTTCCTCGAAAACTTCAATGCCGACAACGGATTCCTTGGCCGTTCAGCAGAATATAGTAATCAATGGGTTCGTACAGCTACTGGAACTTGGCTGAAAGTTGTGGAAAGTACCTTTACAGTTGATGCGACCTATTCAAATAACCAGCGTATAGACGCTATTGGCGGAATAACCGGAAACAGCTTCTTCCTCAAAAATGGTGGTTTTTTCAATACTGTCGTCAATCCCGGAACGAAGTTTACACTACCAAGTTATGGAACAGCACCTTCAATAAATTTAACAACACTACCTTAACAGACATATTTACAGTATTATTCATACTTTACACCCATTATAAAAGGGACAATACTTCATTAAGAAGTATTGTCCCTTTTTAAAGTCAATATTACAATAACAATTCTTCTCCTTGTTTTTGGTATAGTTAGATCATCCATTCATCGCTAATTATCACTTATATTGATTTTCGTTGCGACATGCACATGGTTACCTAAATTTGCCTCTTCCTGATCCTGTTGACGGATAAAATCAATTAGTCGCTCCAATTCTCCGTTGGCATCATCCCACCATTTAATGGACCATATCCTATGGAATATAAATCCATATCTTTCAAGTTGCTCCTGGCGGAAGCTGTCCCAAGCGTAAGCCTCACGACTGTTATGGTATTTTGCGCCATCACATTCTATTGCGATTATTGGTTTGTGGCTTATTTTTGATTTTACAACGATATCAATCCTAAAACCGCCTAAGGAATGCTGCTGTTCTAAACGATCTGTGCCAATATGCTGTGCAAGTTGTTCAAATACTTCATCTTCAAACGGAGACTCGGACCCTAAGCTAAATTCCGCGGGTTCATACAGTTTATCTGTACAATACTGACTTAATAATTCAAGAATGCCCTTTCGCAAATCGTCATTCCCTTCACTTACCGCTTTCGCATAGGTAAAGTAAGCGTACATAATACCACGTCCTTTATTGCCATTCTGCTGGATAAGATTTGGGTACTGACCAACATACTCCTGCGGGAAAGAAGTACATACATACACTTTAGACCGCGCTCGAGTAATGATTACATTCAACATGCGATGTCCCTTGCCCTGTATAATCGGACCAAAGTTTTGACTAAAGGAGCCGTCGGCTTTTCGCCCAAATGTCGTTGAGAGAATGATAATATCCCGTTCGTCGCCCTGAATGTTTTCGAGATTTTTAACAAAGAATGATTCTCCTGCCTGCGCCATTAAACTGTCGAATACAGGGTCATGCTGGCGAACTGCACTCAGTTCCTCCAGGATTAAGTTGCGTTGATAGATATTGAACGTAGCAACACCTACGCTTGGGATACTATCTTTGGCATCCTTCATGATCTGTTGTAACAATTCGACCACTTTCAATGCCTCTTGCTTATTTACTTGCCCTTCATATAATCCATCAATCTGTAAGTATTCGATAGGAGTGTAGTGCTCCTTTGCCGGAACAGGCATTAACCTATTTCCATAAAACGCATGATTGGAGAAGTCGATGAGATACGGGTGTTTAGAGCGGTAATGGACTTTTAGATAAGATTCAACGAACCCCTTGTCTACCGCATAAGCGAGTAAGGATTCGCTATCTGCAAGGTTAAGCTGAGCAGCTTGTAGCGCAGTCCGATCTGAAAATTCATCTTCGGAGTCTTTTGTCTCATCATCAATTGGGTCAAGCAGCGCTCCACTTCCCTCGAAGTAAGAGGAGGGAGCCATCTGGTGCTTATCACCGGACACAATTTTAGCCTTCCCTCGGATCAGGGCCGCGTACGTATCTTCGAGACGCAGCTGACTGGCCTCATCGAATATGACCACATCAAAAATTCCTTCCTGCAGCGGCAGTATCGAACTGCAGACGGAAGGATTGACCAATAGCACAGGAAAAAAATCTGTAAACAATTCAAATTCTCTGTTCACAATAGTGCGGAGTGAATTGCGACGCATTCCCTTAGCTCCCTTTTTGTTAAACAAACTATTTATGTTTTGTCCTCTTGATTTGAACTTTCCTACAGCGTCAGCCTGTTTTTCCGTCCACAAAGCAATAATGCTATTCAGCTGCGCATTATTAAACTCTTGTTTCTGCTGCTGATATTGTTTTAGTTGGTAATCGCTTTTTGGCAATTCCTGTGGTTCATTTGTCGTGAGTATCCAATACAAATACCAGCATTCAAAAGCATCAGCCCAATGGTCTTTAAGATGTATGCTGATTCGGGTAATAAGCTTTTGTTGCACTTCGTCCACTGAAAGGAAAAATGATTTCCACTCATGATAGCTACGGAAATCACTCACACGTTCATTGAACATTGTCATGGTATGCTTAATCGTATGACATAAGTCCTGTGCAGCCTGAAGACCTGTATACGGCAGAAATACCCCATTCGTTATATTTCCTGTTAACTGGTTACTCTCAATATCGTCAAACGAGTTTTGTAGATTCCGATAGGCATCAGCGCGTGCCGCGTAATAGTCACGAAAATGATTAAAATGCCTTAATTGGAAAGTAACTCTCTCAATTAGATAAGGTACTGCTTCAATCAAGCCGTTGATATCAGTAACTGGGGTTGTTGGAACGATATTGTAATCAGCGATCAGCATTTGCTCAATACTATCCAATTTTTGAAGTAGGGGAGCTACTTGCGCTTTTAGTTCACTCAGTTCAGTATGAAAATGATGATCATTAATATTAGCCAAATAGCTATCTATCGTATAAGGATATTGTTCTTTCCAAGTCGCTGCTTTTTGTCGTAGTTCCTCAATATTGTTGAGATAAATGGATAAATCGGTCGTTTCCAAATGGTCGTTATATTGATGTTCAATATAATTTTTCTGAACATGGAATGATCTTACCTGCGCGATGCGATTCTTTAATTCAATTCTCGTTTGTTTTATTTGCTTATGCTTTCCCGAGAATATACTCAACAAGCTTGTTTTAAATTTTGCGGCACTACTATTATCTAATAAGTTATTACCATATTGCGCAATGCTTGACTCAGCGTAGCCAAGATAAGTTGATAGTGCATGGCTTAGCAATGAATAATAGCTGTTGTAATGTTGTTGCAAAGCATCATCATATTGCTTGAAAAATTGTAGTGCTTTAATCCGAACAGATTGTAATCCTACGACAATTTCATTGATTCGCTGTTCCTGAGGAAAAGTAGAGGGTAATTCGTCTTCCTTCACTGAATCTCCAATACAAAATGCTAAATAGGGCTTAAAATCTTGCTGCATTATTGCGGGGATGCCGCTCAAAAAATCATCAGCCCACTGCTTTCCAATTACTTGAAGTTCAGTAATAACCTGCTCAATAGTTGGAATTTGTTTATGAGCGTATGCAATAAAATCTTCAATTCTTACACGTGATGGTCCAACCTGTTGATCTAAAAATAGATCGTCTGATAGTGGGCTAAATATGGAATGAACTTGATGCGATTGTTTATATAAATTATGGCTATGCTTCAAAACAACCAGTGTCCTTTCCAGTTCTGTGTCATCCTGAGCAAAATTAAAGTCCTCTTTCGATATAATATTCTTGAGCGGCACTTGGTTAAAGTTTTTTAATAAAGCCAAATACCGTCCGACGATCTGCGGCCAACTTTTATCTCCGTAGACCGTTTCAGCTAAGGCAGCATGCTGTGCGTTGATACGTTCAGCTGATTCCTTGAGTTTTGACTTTATCGTATCATACTGGTTTTGAGCCTGCCTTACTGAGATGTGAAACGGAACTGCGATCTGACGTTCTCTGACAGAATCTACGATTGCTTCACGGGCATCGTTCACATCATCAATTACACCTACTAGAGCGCCGATCTGAGGATTTGTACGTTCGATATTTGCCTTGATCACATCAAGCGCTGTTTTCTTTTCGCAGACGACCAGACACTTTAGTCCATTGGCAAGAGCATTTGTTATCAGTGCAGTTAATGATTGACTTTTGCCCGTCCCTGGAGGGCCTTGAATTATTTGATTCGGTTCATTTCCGAGAGCACTTATTATGGCCTGTTGGCTTGGGTCGGTCTCTACGGCACTGAAAGGTGTCGTCGATAGATTTTCCACTTTAAGCTCATCAAATTCAAAAGTATCGAAGCGATCCAATAAGCGGGAAATGTCGGTGATAATACTCTCTTTTTGCGCTCTGAACAAACCAAAAATACCACCAAAATGAATGTAAGCTTTGTTATTGGCGATAGCATCTATCTGGGATGCTTCGGGTAATACGTTAATAGCTGTTTCAAAGTTTTTGCGTAGCACCTCAAGTATCTGCTCTATACTATTCGCATTGAGCGCTTCCAGTACTTCAGCACAAGCATTCACTAGTTCGTTGCTATCAATCAGTGAGTCTTCTAAGGCTTCATTAGCAAGATTGGGGAGAGTAATATCATCTTCACTTTTGATAAAAGAAAGGAGGACCTCGTTGATACTAATGGGGTGAATATCTGAATCCACTATTTTTCCATTCGCTTGAACCACCTTATTTCGCAAAAACGACCATTCATTGACTTTGTTTTTAGATTTAACGGCCTCTAGTTGCCAAATGAATAATGGGGCTTTTATGATTTTCGAGGGGTCTTTTGAAGATCTTTTTATAAGAATAGGATAGCCGAATCCGAGGGTCTTCATCCCATGTTCTTTAAAATAATCTTCATTTTCTATGATGATCGAGTTCAGTCGTTTCGAAATTAAGGTCAGTTTCTTTTGAGTTTCCGCATCTTTCTCATTAAGGTCTATTGTATCAAATGAAATCTTAAATTCAACGTGTGCTTTGGTCAACAACGTATCCAAAAATAATTTGGCGAGGCCATCCTCGATGAGGTCAAGCTGCTGGAGGTCTAACCGGGTGGCCAACCGCCCTGGCAATGCATTTAAATGAATAGAGCGCGCGTTGCCGCCTTTTAATTTACTCTGTAATGATTGCAGGAAAATCTTGGATGACATAACTGTAATATTTGTATTTATCCTAATATACAAATATTCGGTATAATCAGCAATGGAATCAAATTGCCTAACCAAAGCAGGTCAACAATTTTGGTACACACCTTTTCCTATTTAAAATAAACTTTTCTACCAATTCCAGAGAAGTAAGTTTGTTTGTGCCCTAGATTTTTGCCTTTCGTACACATGGACTGTTAGATCAATAAATCATTAAAATATGGGTTGGAAGGTCAAATTCAAAGTTTAAAGTGGTTTTTTAATGACCAGTATTTAACGCATAAACTGTGTTATATTTGGTTTATGCATTTTATTCTATACATTAGTTGTGTAATACCTGTCGCTTAATCCAGTACTGCGGTGAGATTAGGATTAATTACAAATTTGCCTTCTGCCGTCTCTTGGATAAAATCTGACAGATTAATATGAAGCATTAATGTATGGTTTTCATTCGGTAAAAGCTTACTGTCGGCTGCGATATTCACCGCGATAATTTGTGCTTGTGGCGTGTGTAAAGCATAGGGAAGGTCATCTATGATTATTTCATTCCCTGTAGGGGCTACCTTTAGCATAACTTCCTGTAGCGTGCCATGGGGCACATACCCACCCGCGACGATGCTATCCTTTCGAATTCCCAGGATGTTTACCCTTTTATTTGCCTCGATTTTTCCGCCACCTGCAGACGTGCGGGTCCATAGCTGTTGGATCTCGAGGTGGACTGCATCATACGGATCACCTACACTTTTTACCTTCACTTTTAAGTGCGCCTGCTCGGGTGCGGGGCTATCGTCCTCATGGCAGCTAACTAAAAGTATGAGGAGGGCCACGCCCATAAGATACAAGAGGGTAGAAACCCTGCTGGCGGTTAACTTTGTGTCTTTTCTACTAAAAATAAGGGTCATAATTGTTTTTTAAGTTGAACACAAGGGAAGTCGGCATCGTTTGTTTTTTTTAAAATAGGATGATTAGTGAACCTAATTACACTATACCCACCCCATTTGATCTGCTAAAGGCAAATTGTTGAGGTAATAAAAAGACAATTCAACAGATCGATAGCAGGTATTAGTTATACGTTTCATTTGACACGAGTAAAAAAAAAATAGATCCAGTGTAACTAAATGGAGAAAGCTCCTCGACTGTTATAACCGATCGAAAAATCACTGCTAATATTCCTTTACAAGTAATGTCTGTTGACGACATCAAGGGCTAATGGGATTTGGTACGGCACCGTATGAAATTATAAGCTTGTTAATTATTGCAGAAAAACTCAAAGTTGCACCTACTAGACCTGCCGCTCAATATATAGAAGATAAATAAGTAAATTCTACAATTTCATTTATTCCAAGTGTAATACATTGTTATCGCTTTTATTCTTGAATAAGAAGATTTTTTTTAGCTTTGCTTTACAATCTGCCTAAATGCTTAATTATAAAAAATATAGCGACTATGATCTCCTGAACCTCTTCAATACCGATGATGAGCGCGTGTTAATAGAAATTTATGACCGATACTGGGATAAGATGTTGGCTGTTGCATGTAATCGCTTGGGCAATCTGCAGGAAGCTGAAGAATGTGTGCAGGATGTGCTTTGTAAACTTTGGAAACTTCGCTCAACTTTCAGTTTGCAAAATGAAAAACTATCCAGTTACCTAGCACGGGCAGTCCGCAATCAGACCTTCAACATCATCTATCAGAATAAGCAGAAACGCCAAAAATTAGCAGGATACAGCCCGCAAGAGGATGTCATCGATTCCATTTCGCCAGAGCGGAAACTTATCATTCAGGAGCTCCAACAACAGATTGATAAGGCCATCAAAAACTTGCCGCCACAGTGTCAGCTTGTTTTTGTTATGAACAAAAATGAAGGCCTCACAACGAAAGAGATCGCTGACAAGCTCAATTTGTCAGAAAATACGGTCAAATCCCACCTTAAAAAAGCGAAAAAAGATCTAGGAAACAATACCGAATTTCTTACAATCATTGTTTTTTTCTCGATTTACCTTCGCTAATAAAAAAAATTGTTGGGCAGACTCACCCTACCCATCTTTTTTACTGTCTATTTAGATAGGAAACACCCTTACTACCAATTTTTAATTCATGCATAACGATCTTAATTATATAGAAGATTTAATAGTCAAATTTCAGACGGGTATAATTTCTCCGCAGGAATTGGCCGAACTCACGGAATGGTACAACAGTTATTCGGACGAGGAGGTGACCATCGTTACTGATGAGCCTTTGCAAAAGGAACAGGTCCGAGAGCGTATGCTGAGCGGTCTACTCACCAAGATCAGGATCGATCAGCCAGCAGTTAAAACCAATGTTTATAGGATGCAGGCGAAACTTTGGGCTGCTTCTGTAGCCGTGTTGTTGATACTTTCATTGTTGGCCTGGTTTGGAATTAACAGAAATAAGCACGTGAAATCTCCGGATTTTGCAGTACAGTCCTCCTCAGATACTATTTTGCCCGGTGGGCCCCGGGCAGTTCTCCTTTTAGCGGACGGGCAAAAGGTCGTGCTAGATACTGCACAAGACGGAATTGTTGTGGATGGTGCGATTCATTATGCAGACGGAAGAAGCTTAGCGAGTAATGTCGATCTGGATAAGATGAGCGATTTGCAATTGTATGTTCCCAAAGGTGGCGTCTATCACATTACCTTATCAGACGGTACACAGGTCTGGTTAAACTCCGATTCACGATTACGTTATCCCGCAAAGTTCGCATCTACTGAAAGAGAAGTGGCGCTAGATGGAGAAGCATTTTTTATGGTAAAAGGGCAGTTCAGCACGAAAGGACAGCGTATTCCTTTTTTCGTAAAGACCCAAAGGCAGACCGTAGAGGTCCTCGGTACACAATTCAATGTCAACGGATACTCCACGCAGGCATTTGCAAAAACAACCTTGTTGGAAGGCAAAGTCAATATCCATGTAGCTGACCAAAGAATTATTCTGAAACCGGGACAGCAGGCCAGCACCCGCGGAAATCTGACAAAAATAAAAACTTTAGATGCGCAGATGGAGATTGCCTGGAAGGAGGGCAAATTTAATTTTGACGGTAAATCCTTTGAAGAAACAATGGCTGAAATAGGTCGTTGGTATGATTTAACGATTAAGTATAACGGCAAGATACCAAACGTCGAATTGGTGGGGGATGCCTATCGCAATGAAAAAATTAACCTTGTACTGCGGTTGCTGGATGCCGCAGATGTTCGTTACCAACTGGATATCCACAAGCGAGAGCTTATTATTTATTAAAAAAACTATTTACCTAAACTACGATGATGATGAGACAGACCTATTGACCAGAAAGAGAGCCGAATAAAAGAAGGAAAGGACGGCCATCCTTTCCTTTGATTATCGGTTGCACCAAAACCAAACCAACTTAATTAGCAGATTTTGCACTAACCAAACCCACGTAAATTTAATGAATAAAAATTACTTATTAAAAGTGATGAGAATTACACTATTCTTACTATTGACTGGAATATGCGCTGTGAGTGCTAAAAGTTATTCACAACAAATTACCTTCAAAGGCCGTAATGTTTCCCTGGAGACAGTGATTCAAGCCATTCGCCAGCAAACGGGCTATAGCATTTTCAGTACCAAGCATGCCCTAAGCAGTACTGTGCCTCTTACGATAGACGTCAAAAATATGGAACTGGATCATTTTCTCAGCATAGTGACGCGCAATCAGCCTGTAACGTATCAGGTAGAAGATCGAACGATTTCTTTTTTTAATTCAGAAAAAAACAATCCGAAAATCCAGTCCGCTGAAATTTTTACTCAACAGCAACGCATTACCGGAAGAGTTATCCATGCCGAGTCAGGTGAGCGCATTGAGCGTGTCACTGTACAGATAAAGGGAACAAATAGGGTAACGACCACCGATGCAGAAGGGCTGTTTCAGTTGCTTGCTACAAGCCTACAAGACGAAAACCTTATTATACTATTCCGTCACCTCGGTATGAAACCTAAAGAAGTTGTTTACAGCGGTCAAAAGTTTCTTGACGTAAAACTTGAACCCGCTGCTGCTACTGAAATCAAAGATGTTGTTGTTACAGGGATCTACCAACGTAACAAGGAAAGTTTTACCGGCTCTTCCTCCACTTATACAGCCAAGGAATTGAAGATGGTGGGTAATCAGAATGTATTGCAGAGCCTTAAAACCTTGGATCCCTCTTTCGCCATTGTGGATAATAACCAGTTTGGATCTGATCCGAATCGCTTACCCGATATCGAGATTAGGGGCAAAAGCAGTGTGATTGGCATCACTGACGAATACAGTTCCAACCCCAATCAGCCACTTTTTATTTTAGACGGTTTTGAGAGTACGTTGGCCGTGATAGCGGATCTCAGTATGGATCGTGTCGAAAGCATCACTTTACTCAAGGATGCCGCCGCGTCGGCCATTTACGGCTCTAAAGCCGCCAATGGGGTGGTGGTGGTTGAAACAAAACGCCCTATACCCGGACAGCTACGGATCAACTATACACTCAATGGTAGCGTTAGCTTTGCAGACCTCACTGACTACAACCTCATGAATGCTGAAGAAAAATTACAATTTGAGTTGTTGTCTGGCTTCTATGGCATGCTCGATGACAAAGGGCAGATTATATTAGGGGCTAATCCCGTCAGTGAAGCTAATTATTTAGAGCGCTTAAGAGAAGTGCGCCGCGGTGTCAATACCTATTGGGCAAACGAACCCTTGCGCACTGCGGTTAATCAACGGCATACACTTTTTGCAGAAGGTGGCGACCAAAGCTTACGGTATAGCGTTTCTGTTAACCATGGTATTGTCAACGGCGTCATGAAAGCTTCAGACCGAAAGACAACTAACGGCAATATTCGTCTCTTGTATCGAAAAGGAGATTTATCATTTACCAATTCATTGAGTATTGACCATGTAGTGGCGAATAAGGAAGTTTCTCCTTTTTCCACATTTTCGAGGGCCAATCCCTATCATCGCAAATACGATGAAAATGGAAATCTCAAAATGGTATTGGAAGACTTTAGCGCGAGTCGCTCCGGTTATGATCCAATTTATAGCCCTTTTTACGACCTCAACAATTTGAACATAAATACACAGGGATCCGAGGGTTTTACCAATAATTTTGAGATCGAGTGGCGCATGTTGCCCGAGTTGCGGGCAAGAGGGCGTTTTGGTCTGCGCAGTTTAAATTTGCACGATGAAATATTCCGCTCGCCCTTCAATGTGGAATTCGTGGGTACAGACCAATTGCAAAAAGGATCCTATCAGGAAAACAATGGTAAGAATGTGAATTATGACGGCGATTTTAGTCTCACCTATGGGAAGCTCTTCGCAGACAAACATATGCTCAATGCGGTACTGGGAGCACGAATGGAGCAGGCCACTAACAAACGTAGTAGTTATCAGGTCCGAGGGTTTATTGATGATGAGTTCTCAAACCCAAATTTCGCTTTAGGCTATCCCGAAGGACAACGTGCGGACTACACGCAATCCAAGCGGCGTGGTGCTAGCTTCTTTATGAATATGGGCTATTCTTACGATAAACGCTATCTGTTGGATGCGACCTTAAGATCTGACGGTTCTTCGGTATTTGGATCCGAACGTCAGCTTTCGACCATATGGTCTTTAGGTTTAGCCTGGAACGCACATAACGAAAGCTTTTTCAACCAGTTTCATTGGATTGATCAATTGCGTTTGAGAGCTACGATTGGTAATCCCGGTAATCAGAATTTCGACGATTATATATCGATGCGTGTTTACCGTTATAATAATGAAAACCGTAATCCCTTTGGGGCGAGTACAATTATCAGCAATATGGGCAATAGCGGACTACGCTGGCAGACAACGTTGGACCGCAATTTAGGCCTGGATCTTACGACATTTAAAAGCCGACTTCGCCTCAATCTCGATTATTTTGTAAAGAGTACAGATCCCTTATTGGTGCTTGTTTCATTACCCACCTCTACAGGTGTAAATACAGTGGCTAAAAATATGGGCGCACAGGTTACCCATGGTTTTACAATAGCTGGAGATTACACATTGCTTCGACGAGAGCAATTCAACTGGCGTGTCAACCTAAATATGCGACAGCTAAAAGCAGAATATCAAAATATTGGCAATCAGCTCAACA encodes the following:
- a CDS encoding FecR family protein, yielding MHNDLNYIEDLIVKFQTGIISPQELAELTEWYNSYSDEEVTIVTDEPLQKEQVRERMLSGLLTKIRIDQPAVKTNVYRMQAKLWAASVAVLLILSLLAWFGINRNKHVKSPDFAVQSSSDTILPGGPRAVLLLADGQKVVLDTAQDGIVVDGAIHYADGRSLASNVDLDKMSDLQLYVPKGGVYHITLSDGTQVWLNSDSRLRYPAKFASTEREVALDGEAFFMVKGQFSTKGQRIPFFVKTQRQTVEVLGTQFNVNGYSTQAFAKTTLLEGKVNIHVADQRIILKPGQQASTRGNLTKIKTLDAQMEIAWKEGKFNFDGKSFEETMAEIGRWYDLTIKYNGKIPNVELVGDAYRNEKINLVLRLLDAADVRYQLDIHKRELIIY
- a CDS encoding RNA polymerase sigma factor, translated to MLNYKKYSDYDLLNLFNTDDERVLIEIYDRYWDKMLAVACNRLGNLQEAEECVQDVLCKLWKLRSTFSLQNEKLSSYLARAVRNQTFNIIYQNKQKRQKLAGYSPQEDVIDSISPERKLIIQELQQQIDKAIKNLPPQCQLVFVMNKNEGLTTKEIADKLNLSENTVKSHLKKAKKDLGNNTEFLTIIVFFSIYLR
- a CDS encoding AAA domain-containing protein produces the protein MSSKIFLQSLQSKLKGGNARSIHLNALPGRLATRLDLQQLDLIEDGLAKLFLDTLLTKAHVEFKISFDTIDLNEKDAETQKKLTLISKRLNSIIIENEDYFKEHGMKTLGFGYPILIKRSSKDPSKIIKAPLFIWQLEAVKSKNKVNEWSFLRNKVVQANGKIVDSDIHPISINEVLLSFIKSEDDITLPNLANEALEDSLIDSNELVNACAEVLEALNANSIEQILEVLRKNFETAINVLPEASQIDAIANNKAYIHFGGIFGLFRAQKESIITDISRLLDRFDTFEFDELKVENLSTTPFSAVETDPSQQAIISALGNEPNQIIQGPPGTGKSQSLTALITNALANGLKCLVVCEKKTALDVIKANIERTNPQIGALVGVIDDVNDAREAIVDSVRERQIAVPFHISVRQAQNQYDTIKSKLKESAERINAQHAALAETVYGDKSWPQIVGRYLALLKNFNQVPLKNIISKEDFNFAQDDTELERTLVVLKHSHNLYKQSHQVHSIFSPLSDDLFLDQQVGPSRVRIEDFIAYAHKQIPTIEQVITELQVIGKQWADDFLSGIPAIMQQDFKPYLAFCIGDSVKEDELPSTFPQEQRINEIVVGLQSVRIKALQFFKQYDDALQQHYNSYYSLLSHALSTYLGYAESSIAQYGNNLLDNSSAAKFKTSLLSIFSGKHKQIKQTRIELKNRIAQVRSFHVQKNYIEHQYNDHLETTDLSIYLNNIEELRQKAATWKEQYPYTIDSYLANINDHHFHTELSELKAQVAPLLQKLDSIEQMLIADYNIVPTTPVTDINGLIEAVPYLIERVTFQLRHFNHFRDYYAARADAYRNLQNSFDDIESNQLTGNITNGVFLPYTGLQAAQDLCHTIKHTMTMFNERVSDFRSYHEWKSFFLSVDEVQQKLITRISIHLKDHWADAFECWYLYWILTTNEPQELPKSDYQLKQYQQQKQEFNNAQLNSIIALWTEKQADAVGKFKSRGQNINSLFNKKGAKGMRRNSLRTIVNREFELFTDFFPVLLVNPSVCSSILPLQEGIFDVVIFDEASQLRLEDTYAALIRGKAKIVSGDKHQMAPSSYFEGSGALLDPIDDETKDSEDEFSDRTALQAAQLNLADSESLLAYAVDKGFVESYLKVHYRSKHPYLIDFSNHAFYGNRLMPVPAKEHYTPIEYLQIDGLYEGQVNKQEALKVVELLQQIMKDAKDSIPSVGVATFNIYQRNLILEELSAVRQHDPVFDSLMAQAGESFFVKNLENIQGDERDIIILSTTFGRKADGSFSQNFGPIIQGKGHRMLNVIITRARSKVYVCTSFPQEYVGQYPNLIQQNGNKGRGIMYAYFTYAKAVSEGNDDLRKGILELLSQYCTDKLYEPAEFSLGSESPFEDEVFEQLAQHIGTDRLEQQHSLGGFRIDIVVKSKISHKPIIAIECDGAKYHNSREAYAWDSFRQEQLERYGFIFHRIWSIKWWDDANGELERLIDFIRQQDQEEANLGNHVHVATKINISDN
- a CDS encoding DUF3472 domain-containing protein, producing MRYPKVTLLLGAVLASFLSCQKSELQNNLEAKLLLRAASPGLSGYEVPLGGNAFVTSAPSGAAEVINNNGLANWNNVNSVISTYAKVPQSGALRVKIRAKVLPSGDSSTVKLTINGISKQVKLKGGALKDYTVGTYSLNAAGYVKMDLQGVTKSGGYFADVSHLILDSSATNGAVIYSDNNVDNTYYWSRRGPSGHLNYTIPTNQQVSYYYSEVKVPAGEDKIGSYFMANGFGQGYFGMQVNSATERRILFSVWSPYSTDNPSQIPAEDRITLNRKGTNTTTGEFGGEGSGGQSYLKYNWTAATTYKFLLKGEPDNNGSTDFTAWFNDPSTNNWILIASWKRPKTNTYLTGFHSFLENFNADNGFLGRSAEYSNQWVRTATGTWLKVVESTFTVDATYSNNQRIDAIGGITGNSFFLKNGGFFNTVVNPGTKFTLPSYGTAPSINLTTLP
- a CDS encoding DUF4382 domain-containing protein, whose product is MTLIFSRKDTKLTASRVSTLLYLMGVALLILLVSCHEDDSPAPEQAHLKVKVKSVGDPYDAVHLEIQQLWTRTSAGGGKIEANKRVNILGIRKDSIVAGGYVPHGTLQEVMLKVAPTGNEIIIDDLPYALHTPQAQIIAVNIAADSKLLPNENHTLMLHINLSDFIQETAEGKFVINPNLTAVLD
- a CDS encoding SusC/RagA family TonB-linked outer membrane protein, translating into MRITLFLLLTGICAVSAKSYSQQITFKGRNVSLETVIQAIRQQTGYSIFSTKHALSSTVPLTIDVKNMELDHFLSIVTRNQPVTYQVEDRTISFFNSEKNNPKIQSAEIFTQQQRITGRVIHAESGERIERVTVQIKGTNRVTTTDAEGLFQLLATSLQDENLIILFRHLGMKPKEVVYSGQKFLDVKLEPAAATEIKDVVVTGIYQRNKESFTGSSSTYTAKELKMVGNQNVLQSLKTLDPSFAIVDNNQFGSDPNRLPDIEIRGKSSVIGITDEYSSNPNQPLFILDGFESTLAVIADLSMDRVESITLLKDAAASAIYGSKAANGVVVVETKRPIPGQLRINYTLNGSVSFADLTDYNLMNAEEKLQFELLSGFYGMLDDKGQIILGANPVSEANYLERLREVRRGVNTYWANEPLRTAVNQRHTLFAEGGDQSLRYSVSVNHGIVNGVMKASDRKTTNGNIRLLYRKGDLSFTNSLSIDHVVANKEVSPFSTFSRANPYHRKYDENGNLKMVLEDFSASRSGYDPIYSPFYDLNNLNINTQGSEGFTNNFEIEWRMLPELRARGRFGLRSLNLHDEIFRSPFNVEFVGTDQLQKGSYQENNGKNVNYDGDFSLTYGKLFADKHMLNAVLGARMEQATNKRSSYQVRGFIDDEFSNPNFALGYPEGQRADYTQSKRRGASFFMNMGYSYDKRYLLDATLRSDGSSVFGSERQLSTIWSLGLAWNAHNESFFNQFHWIDQLRLRATIGNPGNQNFDDYISMRVYRYNNENRNPFGASTIISNMGNSGLRWQTTLDRNLGLDLTTFKSRLRLNLDYFVKSTDPLLVLVSLPTSTGVNTVAKNMGAQVTHGFTIAGDYTLLRREQFNWRVNLNMRQLKAEYQNIGNQLNNFNEANKSRNLIRYYDGGSPSDLWAVRSLGIDPATGREVFLNKNDQQTFVHDYSDEVVVGNSDPDLEGILGTSFYYKGFSASVNLRYRWGGQSFMQTLFEKVENISARDVALNQDKRALYDRWKQPGDEAKFKAISNTDQTPISSRFVADNNMLVGEAFSVGYETTTAGWLRSIRASSVTFRAYMNDIFHLSTITNERGIDYPFARSVSFSAGIRF